The Paenibacillus mucilaginosus 3016 genome includes the window ACCTCGCCGAGCTCGATCCGGTAGCCGCGGATCTTCACCTGGTGGTCCAGACGGCCGAGGAACTCCACCTGCCCATCGGGCAGGAAGCGGGCCAGGTCCCCGGTCTTGTACACCTTCGCCCCCGTACCGCCGGGCAGCGGATGCGGCACGAACCGCTCCCGGGTCAACTCCGGCTGTCCCCAGTAGCCCAGCGCGACGCCGGTGCCGCCGATGTACAGCTCCCCGAATACCCCGGTGGGTACCGGCTGCCCCTTCCCGTCCAGAATGTAGATCTCCATACCCGCCAGCGGACGGCCGACCGGCACGATGTGCCCCGGCTCCCAACCCGCTTCGGGTTCGAACATCGCGGCCGTAATGGTCGTCTCGGTCAGGCCGTAGTCGTTAATCCAGCGCACCCTGCCGCCGGTCACCTGTTTCCAGGCGGAATAGGTCTCGGGCGACACCTTCTCCCCGCCGACAATAACCAGCCTCAGGTCCTGAGGCAGCCCGGCGCGTCCATGCTGCAGGTCCGAGACGAGACTGTTCCAGTAAGCCGTCGTCAGGTTAAGCACCGTAATGCCCTGCTCACCGATCCAATCTAAAAACTCCCCCCCTTCTGTCAGATAGGCATCCTTCCAGAGCACCAGCTCCGCGCCGGCAAGCAGGGCCGGGAAGATCTCCTGCACCGCCACGTCGAAGCTGACCGAGGTGAACTGCAGTACCCGGTCCTGCGCCTCCAGACCGAAGAGCTCGGTGACACCTGCACAGTGGTTAACCACCCCCTTATGCGAAACCATGACGCCCTTCGGCGTTCCGGTCGAACCGGACGTATAAATAACATACATGAGATCGTCCTGCTGCACTCCGGTCACCGGAGGCACGGCCGACTCACTCTCTATCGCTTCCCGCATCGTATCGACGGCGATAACAGCGCAGTCTTCCTTCCTCAGCCGATCCGCGTGCGCTTCCACCGTAAGCAGAAGCTCAGCCCCCGAGCTGCGAAGCATAAGCTTTTGGCGCTCCTCCGGATACGACGGATCAATCGGCACATAAGCCCCGCCGCTCTTGAGAATGGCGAGCAGGCCGGCCACCATGTCGATGGAGCGTTCCATGCAGAGCCCGACGAGTTTGCCGCGTCCCGCCCCCCGGCCGATGAGATAATGAGCCAGCCGGTTCGACCGCTCCTCGAGCTCCCTGTACGTGCACATCTGCCCGCGGTGCCGGACGGCAGGGGCTTCCGGCGTACGGGCCGCCTGTTCCGAGAACAGCTCATGGATGCAGGCCTGAGGCAGCTCACGGGCCGCCTGCCTGCCGCTCCATACATCCACAATCCGGCTCCGTTCTTCCTCCTCCAGAATCGGGAGATCGGCGATGGACCGCTGCGGATCGTCGGCAACAGCCTCCAGCAGGCTGCGGAATTGGCCCAGCAGACGCTGGATCGTCGCTCGGTTATAGAGATCGGTGTTGTAATCCATGGAGCCCAGCATTTCGCCGTTCTGCTCCGTAATCGTGAAGTTGAGCTCGAAGGTCGACGTCTTCTTCTGGAACTCATACGGCTCGATCGAGATATCCGGCGACAGCTGGATGTCCTCCACCGGAGCGCTCAGATGCATGAGCATCGTCTGGAAAAAGAGGTTATGGCTCATGTCCCGCTCCGTGCGCAGCTCTTCCACGAGCTTCTCGAACGGGATGTCCTGGTGGGCGAACGCGCCGAACGCCGTCTTGCGCGTGCGCTTCAGCAGCTCGGCGAAGGTCGGCTCTCCTTCGAGGGAGGTCCGGAGGACGAGCGTGTTGATCAGCTGGCCGATCACGCCCTGCAGCTCCGGCTGGGTCCGTGCGCTGATCGGTGTGCCGATGCAGATATCCTCCTGCCCCGTATACCGGTACAGCAGCGTCTGGTACGCGGCCAACAGCGTCATGAACAGGGTGACCCCGTTCCTGCGGCTGACTTCACCCAGCCGTGCCGTCAGCTCCTTCGGGATGGTTATCTGAACGTTGTCCCCGTTGTACGTCATCACCGGAGGTCTCGGCCGGTCCATCGGCATCCGCAGCACCGGAAGCTCGCCGCCCAGCTTCTCCTTCCAGTAATTCAGCTGCTTGTGATACTGTTCCCCCTGCATCTTCGCCTTCTGCCAGTAAGCATAATCCGCGAACTGTACGGGGAGCGGCGGAAGCTCGCCGGCCTCTCCTTTCGTTTCGGCGGTGTAGAAGTGCGCGAGCTCCTGGATGATCTTCCCGAGGGAGCCGAAATCGGCGATGATATGGTGGATCGTGAAGAGGATGAGCTGATCGTCTTCACCAAGCCGGTACATCCGGGCACGAAGCAGCGGACCGGTATCCAGCCGGAACGGCACCTCGGCCTCCGCATTCATGAGCCGGACGGCTTCCGCCTCCCGCTGCTCTTCCGGCAGCGCGCGCAGGTCTGTGATCGGCATCGACAGGCGCAGCTCTCCGTGGATGACCTGGCAGGGCTCCTGCCCCTCGAACCGGAAGACGGTGCGCAGCGATTCATGCCGGGCGATGATCCGGTTCAGTGCACTCTCGAACCGCTCATGCTGCAGGGGCCCCCGGAAACGGAACGCCTTGTTGATATTGTAGTGAATGCTGTCCGGGTCGAGCTGATGGAGGAACCACAGCCGGTATTGGTCAAAGGAGAGCGGCAGCGGTTGATTGCGGGATACACGTTCCAGCGTTACAGTTCCATTCATCATTCCAACATCCTTTTCCGTTGAATTAGTCGGTGATTGTTTCTACTCGGTTCCCTTCAGCTGCAGCTTCCCTTCCGGCGCCGCAACTGGCTGCAGCGGCCGGTGATGACCCTGCTGCCGCTGCGCCCACAGCCCGGCCGCCAGGCGGACCTGCCAGCTGCCGCCGGCGGCCAGCAGCCCCCCAAGCACGAAGGGAAGCAGCAGGACGGCGGCGGAGGCGGCCATGCCGCTCAGCCCGAAGGCTCCGCCGATCCGCTCCGTGAAGACGAAGAGCTCCGTAGGGTCCGCCAGGAAGAGGACGGGACCGATCCAGCCGATCCCTCCGCTCACGAAGGCGAGCCAGCCCGCTGGGCCGGCTCCTGCGGACCAGAGCCAAGAGAGCCCCGGCGGCCAAGGTCATGTACCAGTCCATCCAGGCGGTCACGAGCAGCATGGCGGCAGTGGAGGCCAGCAGCCATGCCGCCCCCTTCATCATTCGTTTCCCCATTCCTTGTACTCCCGCCCTTTCCGATCTCCTCATGGGGCTTTCCTCCCTCCTGGCTCCAGCGTCCAGACGGGATTCCCGCCTGCCGAAGCCTGGTCGAAGAGCAGGAACTCATTGTACTGTCCTTCCCACCAGGGATTCATCCGGTTGAGGTACCAGGGGGAGCCGGGATTCTCGCTCTGCCCGCCGGGATAGCTCGTCAGCGTACGGCCGCTGCCCCAGTCGGCAATCATGCGCCATGTCGGGCCGTGCACCGATTCCCTGACTCCGACGGAATCCAGCGAGTACAGATTGCCCCCCGATCCTTGGGGCCCGTAGCCCAGGGACGGGATACGGGTCAGGGCCGGGAAGTGCCGGGTGTGCAGCCGGCTCCAGGCCCACTGGTGTGGATCCCCGCCCAGCTTCCCTCTCAGTTCCTCCACCGCCTGGCGGAAGGCCGTACGCATCACCTGAGGAGCCTCTCGTTTTTCTCCGGTTACCGGATTCGAGAAGTACGGATTCCCCGGGTCATTCAGCGTCCAGGCTTCCAGGCTCATGACGAGCGACGGCTTCTTCGGCGATACCGCCAGCCCCGGATGCTCCTTCACGGGAACCGAATGCTTCTCCCACCAGGGACCGAACGTCTCCTGCAGGTACTTTTCCCAGAACACCCACCAGACGGAAGCGGCGGACGAGCCCTCCTCCGCCTTGTAATTCCACCGCTGCAGTTCGGCGGCCGCCCGGCGCTCCACGCCGCTCAGCGTCTCTCCCTCCAGCGCTTCCAGCAGCCTTGGGACCACCGCCGAAGCAAGCGGATCATAGGTGTCATGCTGAAGGAGCTTGAAGGTATCGGAGTCCACCTTGCCCGCCTCCGCCAGCTCCTTGTAGATCCGGCCCGCCCGGTAGCCCGGGTCAAAATAAGCGCTGGTCCCCAGGTAATGCGGGTAAGCGGCGCCCGTCTGGCGCTGGTTGGCCGAGGAGATTACGCCGTCCGGCGGATTGTGGCTCTGCGGGTTCTGCTCGTAAGGCACCCAGCCGGTGCGGTCATGCTCCCCGCTGCCCGGCATCGGCAGCCAGGGCTTCGTCCCTTCGGGAAACGTCGGAATTCGGCCTGCCGTGATTACTCCGATGTCCTTCGCGTCCGCATAGAGGAAGTTCATCATGGGAGCCGTGATCGGCCGAAGGACTTCCTTGAATTCGCCGAAGGACTTGGCCCGCAGCATGCCGGTCAGCGATGCCATGTTGAGCGACGGCACGGAGCCGAGCCAATCCACCGCCAGCGTCCGGCCCTCCTGGATAAGGATGGGACCGTGCACGGAAGAGAGAATCCGGATCGTCTCCGATGCGCCGCCCTTGATCTTCACGGTCTCTTCCCGGACCTCGAAGGGCTTCCACTCCCCTCTCCAGTAGTAGTGGTCCGGCTTGGCCGGATCGGTCTTCTCCTCGTAGTAGAAGGTTTGCTGGTTCTGTCCGCTGGTCATCGTCCAGGCGGAGGATGCGCTGCGCCCGACCAGCACGGCGGGTATGCCGGGAACCGACCCGCCCCCGAAGGAGAAGCCCGGGGAGTCCACATGCACCTCGAACCATATCGATGGGATCGAGTAATCCAGATGCGGGTCTCCGG containing:
- a CDS encoding non-ribosomal peptide synthetase, with translation MMNGTVTLERVSRNQPLPLSFDQYRLWFLHQLDPDSIHYNINKAFRFRGPLQHERFESALNRIIARHESLRTVFRFEGQEPCQVIHGELRLSMPITDLRALPEEQREAEAVRLMNAEAEVPFRLDTGPLLRARMYRLGEDDQLILFTIHHIIADFGSLGKIIQELAHFYTAETKGEAGELPPLPVQFADYAYWQKAKMQGEQYHKQLNYWKEKLGGELPVLRMPMDRPRPPVMTYNGDNVQITIPKELTARLGEVSRRNGVTLFMTLLAAYQTLLYRYTGQEDICIGTPISARTQPELQGVIGQLINTLVLRTSLEGEPTFAELLKRTRKTAFGAFAHQDIPFEKLVEELRTERDMSHNLFFQTMLMHLSAPVEDIQLSPDISIEPYEFQKKTSTFELNFTITEQNGEMLGSMDYNTDLYNRATIQRLLGQFRSLLEAVADDPQRSIADLPILEEEERSRIVDVWSGRQAARELPQACIHELFSEQAARTPEAPAVRHRGQMCTYRELEERSNRLAHYLIGRGAGRGKLVGLCMERSIDMVAGLLAILKSGGAYVPIDPSYPEERQKLMLRSSGAELLLTVEAHADRLRKEDCAVIAVDTMREAIESESAVPPVTGVQQDDLMYVIYTSGSTGTPKGVMVSHKGVVNHCAGVTELFGLEAQDRVLQFTSVSFDVAVQEIFPALLAGAELVLWKDAYLTEGGEFLDWIGEQGITVLNLTTAYWNSLVSDLQHGRAGLPQDLRLVIVGGEKVSPETYSAWKQVTGGRVRWINDYGLTETTITAAMFEPEAGWEPGHIVPVGRPLAGMEIYILDGKGQPVPTGVFGELYIGGTGVALGYWGQPELTRERFVPHPLPGGTGAKVYKTGDLARFLPDGQVEFLGRLDHQVKIRGYRIELGEVEAALAQYGKLAQAVVLPRKSPAGTTQLAAYIVLSEHTVSIDELKAFLKGRLPDYMVPSHYVVLDHIPLTVNGKVDTAALPQPEQLPSSVREYIAPRTASEETAAAIWGSILGIPNIGVLDSFFEQGGNSLLATQVISQAKSLYGCTIPLRTLFEYPVLADWAEQVDRIRGGERDTERCLVKINRKGSRIPLFLIHPVGGSITCYFTLARQLGEDQPFYALQAHGVVSENSTLDTVEKMADHYIHEIRQIQPHGPYRLGGWSMGGFIAYEIARRLKQEGEEVIQLALIDSYLSKTTEVDAETILYNFIRQLAAGPGKTISDSIMISWKSLNLDHAGMCRELQNLGLLPEGTSPEEVRRLIEVYTTTVKAFKKYMPSPPSKLDIEQVQLFRATDSHEEEGIWTELVTSLSLHHVVADHFSIVHSPEVGRLIDRTQSYSHIV
- a CDS encoding penicillin acylase family protein, coding for MRMRTFGLWTGFAAVLCLNTAVLFAAGQPAAGLPALASVFHPFDGIWTDLRADAREAEGRNRTLEGLGGGVRIAFEADGTPHVKAETDRDAWMAVGYLHASFRLHQMDLMRRQAGGRLAEVTGRSALASDTFQRQLGLARHAEQAWNGLKPDSETRQILEAYAEGVNEVIREQKASGTLPSLFKLMGYEPEPWKGQDTLLLTNLLSQMMSFSKLPVYYAIWSETLGYERTMELMPVLPPNRQYPFVAAAPAGAPGASSGGHTGSGVSAGVSASGADAPLLAAHLELLHTLESLPSMAVHENPSSNGWAVAGSKSASGKPLLAGDPHLDYSIPSIWFEVHVDSPGFSFGGGSVPGIPAVLVGRSASSAWTMTSGQNQQTFYYEEKTDPAKPDHYYWRGEWKPFEVREETVKIKGGASETIRILSSVHGPILIQEGRTLAVDWLGSVPSLNMASLTGMLRAKSFGEFKEVLRPITAPMMNFLYADAKDIGVITAGRIPTFPEGTKPWLPMPGSGEHDRTGWVPYEQNPQSHNPPDGVISSANQRQTGAAYPHYLGTSAYFDPGYRAGRIYKELAEAGKVDSDTFKLLQHDTYDPLASAVVPRLLEALEGETLSGVERRAAAELQRWNYKAEEGSSAASVWWVFWEKYLQETFGPWWEKHSVPVKEHPGLAVSPKKPSLVMSLEAWTLNDPGNPYFSNPVTGEKREAPQVMRTAFRQAVEELRGKLGGDPHQWAWSRLHTRHFPALTRIPSLGYGPQGSGGNLYSLDSVGVRESVHGPTWRMIADWGSGRTLTSYPGGQSENPGSPWYLNRMNPWWEGQYNEFLLFDQASAGGNPVWTLEPGGRKAP